In a single window of the Streptomyces sp. NBC_00353 genome:
- a CDS encoding calcium-binding protein yields MRTTTRLGLLGTGVALVATAIGATAAQAEDGGEGNITIDKVVVNGGKPVVVGTTKVVSAKVSVTASDDSGIAETTYISAFGPKPNFAQVWDDEITCVKASATTSTCTGTLTFDPQASTGFVGNSAAATWNLGTLVSANDYDYIHRDAATTFKVQRYSRLTTNASPEPVKKGKTITVTGLLSRANWDTNKYMGYTQQKVTLQYRKKTSSTYTDVKTVTSSSTGSLKTTVTASADGYFRYKFAGTSTTPAVTSTSDFVDVQ; encoded by the coding sequence ATGCGCACAACCACGCGCCTCGGCCTGCTCGGTACCGGCGTCGCACTGGTCGCCACCGCGATCGGCGCCACCGCCGCCCAGGCGGAGGACGGCGGCGAGGGCAACATCACCATCGACAAGGTCGTCGTCAACGGCGGCAAGCCGGTCGTAGTTGGTACCACCAAGGTGGTGTCCGCCAAGGTCTCCGTGACCGCGTCGGACGATTCGGGCATCGCCGAGACCACGTACATCAGCGCCTTCGGTCCGAAGCCGAACTTCGCGCAGGTCTGGGACGACGAGATCACGTGTGTGAAGGCGAGTGCCACCACGTCGACCTGCACGGGCACGCTGACGTTCGACCCGCAGGCGTCGACCGGCTTCGTCGGCAACAGCGCGGCGGCCACCTGGAACCTCGGCACGCTGGTCTCCGCCAATGACTACGACTACATCCACCGGGACGCGGCCACCACGTTCAAGGTGCAGCGCTACTCGCGGCTCACCACGAACGCCTCGCCCGAGCCCGTCAAGAAGGGCAAGACCATCACGGTCACCGGCCTGCTGTCCCGGGCCAACTGGGACACCAACAAGTACATGGGCTACACGCAGCAGAAGGTGACGCTGCAGTACCGCAAGAAGACCTCCAGCACGTACACCGACGTCAAGACGGTCACGTCGTCCTCGACGGGCTCCCTGAAGACGACAGTCACCGCGTCCGCGGACGGATACTTCCGCTACAAGTTCGCCGGCACCTCGACCACCCCGGCCGTGACCTCCACCAGCGACTTCGTGGACGTCCAATAG
- a CDS encoding DUF4097 family beta strand repeat-containing protein → MQKFDTPAPISAILDVPAGRIRFIAADRADTAVEILPADASKGRDVKAAEQITVEYGDGVLRVEASPAKNRILGSSGSVEVTIQLPVGSRIEAKAASAEFRGVGRLGDVGFEGAQGSVKLDETASARLTLLAGDVSVGRLGGPAEISTKKGDIRIAEAVRGTVVLHTEAGEVSVGAARGVSASLDAGTTYGRIHNALKNTDGAAGLNIHATTAYGDIVARSL, encoded by the coding sequence ATGCAGAAGTTCGACACCCCCGCCCCGATCTCCGCCATCCTCGACGTCCCCGCGGGACGCATCCGGTTCATCGCCGCCGACCGGGCCGACACCGCGGTCGAGATCCTGCCCGCGGACGCCTCGAAGGGCCGCGACGTGAAGGCTGCGGAGCAGATCACTGTCGAATACGGCGACGGCGTCCTGCGGGTCGAGGCCTCACCGGCGAAGAACCGGATCCTCGGCAGCTCCGGATCCGTCGAGGTGACCATCCAGCTGCCCGTCGGCTCCCGCATCGAGGCGAAGGCGGCCAGCGCCGAGTTCCGGGGCGTCGGACGACTCGGCGACGTCGGCTTCGAGGGCGCGCAGGGCTCGGTCAAGCTCGACGAGACCGCCAGTGCCCGCCTCACCCTCCTCGCCGGTGACGTCTCGGTCGGCCGCCTGGGCGGCCCCGCGGAGATCAGCACCAAGAAGGGCGACATCCGGATCGCCGAGGCCGTGCGCGGCACGGTCGTGCTGCACACCGAGGCCGGTGAGGTGTCGGTCGGCGCCGCCCGCGGGGTCTCCGCCTCCCTGGACGCCGGCACCACCTACGGCCGGATCCACAACGCGCTCAAGAACACCGACGGCGCCGCCGGCCTGAACATCCACGCGACCACCGCCTACGGCGACATCGTCGCCCGCAGCCTCTGA
- a CDS encoding ATP-binding cassette domain-containing protein, with protein sequence MTNPAIAANGLRKSYGDKVVLDGIDLTVPAGTVFSLLGPNGAGKTTAVKILSTLITADAGEIRVGGHDLTTDPQAVRATIGVTGQFSAVDGLITGEENMLLMADLHHLSKREGRRVTAELLERFDLVEAAKKPASTYSGGMKRRLDIAMTLVGDPRIIFLDEPTTGLDPRSRHNMWQIIRELVSGGVTVFLTTQYLEEADELADRIAVLNDGKIAAEGSADELKRLIPGGHVRLRFTDPAAYQSAASALREVTRDDEALSLTIPSGGSQRELRSILDWLDSAGIEADELTVHTPDLDDVFFALTGSSVPSQTNQPKEAVR encoded by the coding sequence ATGACCAACCCGGCCATCGCGGCGAACGGTCTGCGCAAGTCCTACGGCGACAAGGTCGTGCTCGACGGCATCGACCTGACGGTGCCGGCCGGCACTGTCTTCTCCCTGCTCGGCCCGAACGGCGCAGGCAAGACCACCGCCGTCAAGATCCTCTCCACCCTCATCACCGCCGACGCCGGCGAGATCCGCGTCGGCGGCCACGACCTGACCACCGACCCACAGGCCGTACGCGCCACGATCGGCGTCACCGGGCAGTTCTCCGCCGTCGACGGGCTGATCACCGGCGAGGAGAACATGCTCCTCATGGCGGACCTGCACCACCTGTCCAAGCGCGAGGGGCGGCGGGTCACCGCCGAACTGCTGGAGCGCTTCGACCTGGTGGAGGCCGCGAAGAAGCCCGCCTCCACCTACTCCGGCGGCATGAAGCGCCGCCTGGACATCGCCATGACCCTGGTCGGCGACCCGCGGATCATCTTCCTCGACGAACCCACCACCGGCCTCGACCCCCGCTCCCGCCACAACATGTGGCAGATCATCCGCGAGCTCGTCTCCGGCGGCGTCACCGTCTTCCTCACCACCCAGTACCTGGAGGAGGCCGACGAGCTCGCCGACCGCATCGCGGTACTCAACGACGGCAAGATCGCCGCCGAGGGGAGCGCCGACGAGCTGAAGCGGCTGATCCCCGGCGGACACGTCCGGCTCCGCTTCACCGACCCGGCCGCCTACCAGTCGGCCGCCTCCGCGCTGCGCGAGGTCACCCGGGACGACGAGGCACTGTCCCTGACCATCCCCAGCGGCGGCAGCCAGCGCGAGCTGCGCTCCATCCTCGACTGGCTGGACTCCGCCGGCATCGAGGCCGACGAACTGACCGTGCACACCCCCGACCTCGACGACGTGTTCTTCGCCCTGACCGGCTCCAGCGTGCCCAGTCAGACCAACCAGCCCAAGGAGGCTGTCCGATGA
- a CDS encoding ABC transporter permease: MSALSLAVRDSNTMLRRNLLHARRYPSLTLNLLLTPVMLLLLFVYIFGDTMSGGAGRSAYIAYIVPGILLMTIGSTVVGTAVSVSTDMNEGIIARFRTMAIHRSSVLFGHVAGSVLQAIMSVVLVGAVGVAMGFRSTDATVLEWLAAFGLLALVALAFTWIAVGMGLGSPNAEAASNNAMPLILLPLISSAFVPLNSMPGWFQPIAEYQPFTPAIETLRGLLLGTEIGHNGWIALAWCLGLTVLGYRWSKAQFNRDPK, from the coding sequence ATGAGCGCCCTCTCCCTCGCGGTACGCGACTCGAACACGATGCTGCGCCGCAACCTGCTGCACGCGCGCCGCTACCCGTCCCTCACCCTGAACCTGCTGCTCACCCCGGTCATGCTGCTGCTGCTCTTCGTCTACATCTTCGGCGACACCATGAGCGGCGGCGCGGGCCGCTCCGCCTACATCGCCTACATCGTCCCCGGCATCCTGCTCATGACCATCGGCTCCACCGTCGTCGGCACCGCCGTCTCGGTCTCCACCGACATGAACGAAGGCATCATCGCCCGCTTCCGCACCATGGCCATCCACCGCAGCTCCGTGCTGTTCGGGCATGTCGCCGGCAGCGTGCTGCAGGCGATCATGAGCGTGGTCCTGGTCGGGGCCGTCGGCGTCGCGATGGGCTTCCGCTCCACGGATGCCACGGTCCTGGAATGGCTGGCAGCATTCGGGCTGCTCGCGCTGGTCGCCCTGGCATTCACCTGGATCGCGGTCGGCATGGGCCTGGGCAGTCCCAACGCCGAAGCCGCCAGCAACAACGCCATGCCGCTGATCCTCCTCCCCCTCATCTCCAGCGCCTTCGTCCCCCTGAACTCGATGCCCGGCTGGTTCCAGCCGATCGCCGAGTACCAGCCCTTCACCCCCGCCATCGAAACCCTGCGCGGCCTCCTCCTCGGCACCGAGATCGGCCACAACGGGTGGATCGCCCTCGCCTGGTGCCTGGGCCTGACCGTCCTCGGCTACCGCTGGTCCAAGGCACAGTTCAACCGCGACCCCAAATAG
- a CDS encoding FG-GAP and VCBS repeat-containing protein, which yields MHFLQHLRTALAVAILATGLTPLATAAPARAATPAKYPDDFNGDGYRDIAVASPWAQIGSKKEAGHVSVLYGSASGTSTSLPFAVHQGRVGVPGSPEAGDEFGRVITSADLDRDGYADLIAGSPNEKVGTRTGQGAVTVVWGGSAGLNQGASISNKKPTVEGHYGSALAAGDFTGDGNPDLVAAEGEGLRLFRGPFTRTGTPRSTSYISLGGYGALRLVAGKINNNAYVDLVVVNERNTRVLKGTATGLTMTGKTTVAGEFSAYGCSAAATIGDFDKDGYGDVVVAKGWATGNGVAYAGSLTVAYGSSTGLSTTRATKTFTQATSGVPGTPEKQDHFGCSVSAGDVTGDGRADLLVGVPGELGSGLGAGGVTLLKGSSSGLTGANSRWLDANTSGVPNEYTQDFGLAVHVTDTDGDGRADAAVSDPGAHAYDGAVWYLRSTGAQLTGEGSSIIYAPRTETTGTDAWHNFGMAFAD from the coding sequence ATGCACTTCCTCCAGCACCTCCGCACCGCCCTGGCCGTCGCCATCCTGGCCACCGGCCTCACGCCGCTCGCCACCGCTGCCCCGGCGCGGGCCGCCACTCCGGCCAAGTACCCCGACGACTTCAACGGTGACGGCTACCGGGACATCGCCGTCGCCTCCCCGTGGGCCCAGATCGGCAGCAAGAAGGAGGCCGGTCACGTCAGCGTCCTCTACGGCTCCGCCTCCGGCACCTCCACCAGCCTCCCGTTCGCCGTCCACCAGGGCCGGGTCGGAGTCCCCGGCAGCCCGGAGGCCGGGGACGAGTTCGGCCGAGTCATCACCAGCGCCGACCTCGACCGCGACGGGTACGCCGACCTCATCGCCGGATCCCCGAACGAGAAGGTGGGCACACGGACCGGCCAGGGTGCCGTGACCGTGGTCTGGGGCGGTTCAGCCGGGCTCAACCAGGGCGCGTCCATCTCCAACAAGAAGCCCACCGTCGAGGGCCACTACGGCAGCGCCCTGGCGGCGGGCGACTTCACCGGAGACGGCAACCCCGACCTGGTGGCCGCGGAAGGCGAGGGGCTGCGCCTGTTCCGGGGGCCGTTCACCCGCACCGGCACCCCCCGTTCCACCTCCTACATCAGCCTCGGCGGATATGGAGCGCTGCGACTCGTGGCCGGGAAGATCAACAACAACGCCTATGTCGATCTCGTCGTCGTCAACGAGCGGAACACCCGTGTCCTGAAAGGCACCGCTACCGGGCTGACGATGACCGGCAAGACCACGGTCGCGGGCGAGTTCTCTGCATACGGGTGCAGCGCCGCCGCCACCATTGGTGATTTCGACAAGGACGGATACGGCGACGTCGTCGTGGCGAAGGGCTGGGCAACCGGGAACGGAGTGGCGTACGCGGGCAGTCTGACCGTCGCGTACGGCAGCTCCACCGGCCTCAGCACCACCCGCGCCACCAAGACCTTCACCCAGGCGACCTCCGGAGTCCCCGGCACCCCCGAGAAGCAGGACCACTTCGGCTGCTCGGTGTCGGCCGGTGACGTCACTGGCGACGGTCGCGCCGACCTGCTCGTGGGCGTCCCCGGTGAGCTCGGCAGCGGTCTCGGCGCCGGTGGTGTCACGCTGCTCAAGGGCTCGTCTTCCGGGCTGACCGGCGCGAACTCCCGCTGGCTGGACGCCAACACCAGCGGCGTGCCGAACGAGTACACCCAAGACTTCGGGCTCGCGGTCCATGTCACCGACACGGACGGCGACGGCCGCGCGGACGCCGCGGTCAGCGACCCCGGAGCGCACGCCTATGACGGTGCCGTCTGGTACCTCCGCAGCACTGGTGCCCAGCTGACCGGCGAAGGCTCCTCGATCATCTACGCCCCGCGCACCGAGACCACGGGCACGGACGCCTGGCACAACTTCGGTATGGCTTTCGCGGACTGA
- a CDS encoding DUF5819 family protein produces MTRRAVLLVGAALLGLHFLLAAFSQSPYTPIKLRYYDKVSDYLDPYFAQNWMLFAPDPLADDRGILARAKCADGRVTEYYDVTSPYIHAAQDSRFFPSRMSRLVGSSLQSLYNSDPLLDRLRKSEKEKEKPVLPLMPYEKSSREDAVRFLSRYSMTQMPQACGGDPRSIQIRMYVRELPPWSKRDDPSAKDRISVQDFDWQKAGDLR; encoded by the coding sequence ATGACCAGGAGGGCGGTGCTGCTTGTCGGCGCCGCCCTCCTGGGCCTTCATTTCCTCCTCGCCGCCTTCTCGCAGAGCCCGTACACCCCGATAAAACTGCGTTACTACGACAAGGTGAGCGACTATCTGGACCCCTATTTCGCACAGAACTGGATGCTTTTCGCACCCGACCCGCTCGCAGACGACCGCGGAATTCTAGCCCGGGCGAAATGTGCGGACGGCCGGGTCACCGAGTACTACGACGTGACGTCGCCGTACATTCACGCCGCGCAGGACAGCCGGTTCTTCCCCTCCCGTATGTCACGGCTGGTCGGCAGCAGCCTGCAGTCCCTCTACAACTCGGACCCGCTGCTCGACCGGCTGCGCAAGTCGGAGAAGGAGAAGGAGAAGCCGGTTCTTCCCCTCATGCCGTACGAGAAGAGCTCACGCGAGGACGCCGTCCGCTTCCTCTCCCGGTACTCCATGACGCAGATGCCTCAGGCGTGCGGAGGCGATCCCCGGAGCATCCAGATCCGCATGTACGTAAGGGAGTTGCCGCCCTGGTCGAAGCGCGACGACCCGAGCGCGAAGGACAGGATCAGCGTGCAGGACTTCGACTGGCAGAAGGCAGGTGACCTGCGATGA
- a CDS encoding HTTM domain-containing protein has translation MSNSVPLLDRWSSQPVSVLGVSGTRALIGFVGLMFYVSQYSDRGYLFGPDGVFPWKDFLAALDRDGTFSLYALSSSASWFELVFHVGMLSALAVTFGVGGRPVLVMHWVLLWSVYQRQPLILDGGDNLAYLVIPMLVLTRCYDRLSLSPGLTGRWTRRMPEGLGALRAPLHNLGVLAIATQICLVYVTSGLYKVQGKLWQDGTALFYIMRIPEFSLPGVSDLVYGNDMLVFVGTYSTTFFLVYFPLGILVPRLRPWAAVASIGFHVSIGFFMGLTGFALTMVACDLIFLSRPLGEGVAFATRATARIERSLRERLRRPEKDACNTTARGAVENTG, from the coding sequence ATGAGCAACTCCGTCCCGCTGCTGGACAGATGGAGCAGCCAACCGGTGAGCGTGCTGGGCGTGTCCGGCACGCGGGCGCTGATCGGCTTTGTCGGGCTCATGTTCTACGTCAGCCAGTACAGCGACCGCGGGTATCTCTTCGGGCCGGACGGCGTGTTCCCGTGGAAGGACTTCCTGGCCGCCCTCGACCGGGACGGCACCTTCAGCCTGTACGCGCTCAGCAGTTCGGCGTCCTGGTTCGAACTCGTCTTCCACGTCGGCATGCTGAGCGCGCTGGCCGTCACCTTCGGCGTGGGCGGCCGTCCCGTGCTCGTCATGCACTGGGTACTGCTGTGGTCCGTCTACCAGCGTCAGCCACTCATCCTCGACGGCGGCGACAATCTCGCCTACCTCGTCATCCCGATGCTCGTTCTGACCCGGTGCTACGACCGGCTCTCGCTCTCGCCGGGACTCACCGGGCGCTGGACCCGTCGGATGCCCGAAGGCCTCGGAGCGCTGCGGGCCCCGCTTCACAATCTCGGCGTACTCGCCATCGCCACCCAGATCTGTCTGGTGTACGTCACCAGCGGCCTGTACAAGGTGCAGGGCAAGCTGTGGCAGGACGGAACGGCGCTCTTCTACATCATGCGCATTCCCGAATTCTCCCTGCCCGGCGTGTCCGACCTGGTCTACGGCAACGACATGCTGGTCTTCGTCGGCACCTACTCGACCACCTTCTTCCTGGTGTACTTCCCGCTCGGCATCCTGGTGCCGAGGCTGCGCCCATGGGCCGCCGTTGCGTCCATCGGATTCCATGTCTCCATCGGATTCTTCATGGGACTCACCGGCTTCGCCCTGACGATGGTGGCGTGTGACCTCATCTTCCTGAGTCGGCCACTCGGAGAGGGTGTTGCCTTCGCGACCCGCGCCACGGCCCGGATCGAGCGGTCCCTGCGTGAAAGGCTGCGGCGGCCGGAAAAGGACGCCTGCAACACGACCGCCCGCGGGGCGGTGGAAAATACTGGCTGA
- a CDS encoding serine hydrolase domain-containing protein yields MSLRPVPVCVLRNSAPPLARHGHDPAAFVEIGSLTKVLTGTALVRMVRAGLLGLDDPVEQWLPTPPGSGITLRNLADHTSGLQRLPPGLTGPDPYAAFDEDALRALLGRLGEVTVRQPGQEAEYSNLGYAVLGAALVSAAGRPYEELLREHVLTPLGVDEVTAHPPADRLLGARSLFGRERDRWTLDGPMLPAGGLWATPRAFATVVTGLLLGRALGEPAPSWQSAGPLLWHNGATRDASAFTGVIPRTGNWVLVHRLGGSPDRTDKIGLGLLAAGDTAGQNEGERA; encoded by the coding sequence TTGTCACTGCGACCCGTTCCGGTCTGCGTGCTCAGGAACTCGGCTCCGCCGCTGGCCCGGCACGGGCACGATCCGGCCGCCTTCGTCGAGATCGGGTCCCTGACCAAGGTTCTCACCGGCACCGCACTGGTACGGATGGTCCGGGCGGGCCTGCTCGGCCTCGACGACCCGGTGGAGCAATGGCTCCCGACGCCGCCCGGATCGGGGATCACGCTACGGAACCTGGCAGACCACACCTCGGGCCTGCAACGGCTGCCACCGGGCCTGACCGGCCCCGATCCCTACGCGGCCTTCGACGAGGACGCGCTGCGGGCCCTGCTGGGCCGGCTCGGCGAGGTCACCGTGAGGCAACCGGGACAGGAGGCCGAGTACTCCAACCTCGGTTACGCCGTGCTCGGTGCGGCCCTCGTGTCCGCGGCCGGGCGGCCGTACGAGGAATTGCTTCGTGAGCACGTGCTCACGCCGCTGGGGGTGGACGAGGTGACCGCGCATCCGCCCGCCGATCGACTGCTGGGCGCACGGAGCCTGTTCGGCAGGGAACGCGACCGGTGGACCTTGGACGGGCCGATGCTGCCCGCGGGCGGTCTGTGGGCCACTCCTCGCGCGTTCGCCACCGTGGTCACCGGACTGCTGCTCGGGCGTGCGCTGGGCGAGCCGGCGCCGTCCTGGCAGTCGGCGGGACCGCTGTTGTGGCACAACGGGGCGACCCGCGATGCCTCCGCCTTCACCGGGGTGATCCCCCGGACGGGGAACTGGGTGCTCGTGCACCGGCTCGGCGGTTCGCCCGACCGCACCGACAAGATCGGACTCGGTCTGCTCGCCGCCGGGGACACGGCGGGACAGAACGAAGGCGAACGCGCATGA
- a CDS encoding phytoene desaturase family protein has protein sequence MTSIDAAVVGTGPNGLAAAVTLARAGLRVELYERADDIGGGLRSKALFDEDVMHDMCAAVHPMAAASPFFREFDLGARGVELLNPDISYAHPLDDGRAALAHRDLSATCEQLGPDGERWRSLMQPLLDHSAGVVDFVLAGRRTLPRDPLAPLLLARRVLRHSTSLGGFRGEDAAALLTGVAAHAMGRLPSIASGAVAMLLGHLAHGSGWPLPRGGSARIAEAMAVDITAHGGLFHTGAPVTDLRQLRHARTVFLDTSPKTFLALAASRLPARYARALAAFRYGPGAAKVDFLVSEPIPWRNPAVGRAGTVHIGGTHAEMVRQEGFTARGVPTGEPFVLLSDPTVTDPDRARPGRRPVWAYAHVPNGDARDPIPLVRSRIERYAPGFGDTVIAQRAITAADYESYNPNYVGGDIGAGAITLTQSLLRPTPRLDPYRTPLCGVYLCSASTPPGPSVHGMSGYLAAVSALRREFGVRTAPVLSPAATASTR, from the coding sequence ATGACCAGCATCGACGCCGCGGTCGTCGGCACCGGCCCCAACGGACTCGCGGCCGCCGTCACGCTGGCACGCGCAGGCCTGAGGGTGGAACTGTACGAACGCGCCGACGACATCGGCGGCGGGCTGCGCAGCAAGGCGCTCTTCGACGAGGACGTCATGCACGACATGTGCGCCGCGGTGCATCCGATGGCCGCGGCCTCGCCTTTCTTCCGCGAGTTCGACCTCGGCGCGCGCGGCGTCGAACTGCTGAACCCGGATATCAGCTATGCCCACCCGCTCGACGACGGCCGAGCCGCCCTCGCCCACCGGGACCTCTCCGCGACCTGTGAGCAGCTGGGGCCGGACGGAGAGCGCTGGCGCAGCCTGATGCAGCCGCTGCTCGATCACAGTGCGGGCGTCGTCGACTTCGTCCTCGCGGGCCGGCGGACCCTGCCGCGCGATCCCCTCGCCCCGCTTCTGCTGGCTCGGAGGGTGCTGCGCCACTCCACCTCACTCGGCGGTTTCCGGGGAGAAGACGCGGCGGCACTGCTGACCGGCGTGGCCGCGCATGCGATGGGCCGGCTGCCCAGCATCGCCTCCGGAGCGGTCGCGATGCTGCTCGGCCACCTGGCCCACGGATCGGGCTGGCCGCTGCCGCGTGGGGGAAGTGCGCGCATCGCGGAGGCGATGGCCGTCGACATCACCGCGCACGGCGGCCTCTTCCACACCGGCGCGCCCGTCACCGACCTACGCCAACTGCGGCATGCCAGGACCGTGTTCCTCGACACCAGCCCCAAGACCTTCCTCGCTCTCGCCGCTTCCCGGTTGCCCGCCCGGTACGCCCGCGCGCTGGCCGCCTTCCGCTACGGCCCCGGCGCGGCCAAGGTCGACTTCCTGGTCTCGGAACCGATCCCGTGGCGCAACCCGGCGGTGGGCCGGGCCGGCACCGTACATATCGGTGGTACCCACGCCGAGATGGTGCGTCAGGAAGGCTTCACCGCCAGGGGTGTGCCGACCGGCGAGCCGTTCGTCCTGCTCTCGGATCCCACGGTCACCGATCCCGACCGGGCTCGGCCGGGCAGGCGACCGGTGTGGGCCTACGCCCACGTGCCCAACGGCGATGCGCGTGACCCGATCCCGCTCGTACGATCCCGGATCGAGCGATACGCACCCGGCTTCGGTGACACGGTCATCGCTCAGCGCGCCATCACCGCGGCCGACTACGAGTCGTACAACCCGAACTACGTCGGCGGGGACATCGGCGCAGGCGCGATCACCCTCACCCAGTCCCTCCTGCGCCCGACCCCGCGCCTGGATCCCTACCGCACTCCCCTGTGCGGGGTGTACCTGTGCTCCGCCTCCACGCCGCCCGGGCCCAGCGTGCACGGCATGTCCGGCTACCTGGCGGCCGTTTCGGCACTGCGTCGCGAGTTCGGCGTCCGCACGGCTCCCGTCCTCTCTCCTGCCGCGACCGCGTCGACGCGGTGA
- a CDS encoding helix-turn-helix transcriptional regulator, translating into MSVFGLSQTEEAIYRHLLRNQKSSSDEIHQLLRIAPQQAMESVNRLCAVGVLKRTAPGLLSAVSPETAVGRLTELRLRELHQELERVIRSQHLISELRTEQGPKGVPVHGVEHLQSLPQIRDRIDELAFFAREEILSIEPYTALTPENIAHARRLDQRCLRRSVRMRSVVRKEALDHPPTMVYLRELAAQGATIRVAEDISERILVYDRRAALVPKDPADTARGALLAHEEGLVANIVALFEKIWDQAEDLTDSADGQADADGSGPGEIERRVLEAMCRGSKDEIGARALGISIRTYRRHVAELLRLLGASSRPHAALVARERGWI; encoded by the coding sequence ATGTCTGTTTTCGGATTGTCACAGACGGAAGAGGCGATATATCGGCATCTCTTGCGAAATCAGAAGTCATCCAGTGATGAGATCCATCAACTTTTGCGCATTGCTCCGCAACAGGCCATGGAGTCGGTGAATCGGCTGTGTGCGGTCGGCGTGCTGAAACGCACCGCTCCCGGTCTCTTGTCCGCCGTCAGTCCGGAGACCGCGGTCGGGCGCCTCACCGAGCTGCGCCTGCGCGAGCTGCACCAGGAGCTCGAACGCGTCATCCGATCCCAGCACCTCATCTCCGAACTCCGCACCGAGCAGGGGCCGAAGGGCGTCCCGGTGCACGGCGTGGAGCACCTACAGAGCCTGCCGCAGATCCGTGACAGGATCGACGAACTCGCCTTCTTCGCGCGTGAGGAGATCCTCTCCATCGAGCCCTACACCGCGCTGACGCCCGAAAACATCGCGCACGCCCGCAGGCTCGACCAGCGCTGTCTGCGCCGGAGTGTCCGCATGCGCAGCGTGGTCCGCAAGGAGGCGCTCGATCACCCGCCCACCATGGTCTACCTGCGTGAGCTCGCGGCGCAGGGCGCCACGATCCGGGTGGCCGAGGACATCTCCGAGCGGATCCTCGTCTACGACCGGCGTGCCGCCCTGGTGCCCAAGGACCCCGCCGACACCGCACGTGGCGCCCTGCTGGCCCATGAGGAGGGCCTGGTCGCCAACATCGTGGCCTTGTTCGAGAAGATCTGGGACCAGGCCGAGGACCTGACGGACAGTGCCGACGGACAGGCCGACGCCGATGGCAGCGGTCCCGGGGAGATCGAGCGGCGGGTGCTGGAAGCGATGTGCCGCGGCAGTAAGGACGAGATCGGTGCCCGTGCCCTGGGCATCTCCATACGCACCTACCGACGGCATGTCGCGGAGCTGCTGCGGCTCCTGGGTGCCTCCAGCCGCCCGCACGCCGCCCTGGTGGCCCGCGAACGCGGCTGGATCTGA
- a CDS encoding cold-shock protein, translating to MASGTVKWFNAEKGFGFIEQDGGGADVFAHYSNIAAQGFRELQEGQKVTFDIAQGQKGPTAENIVPA from the coding sequence ATGGCATCTGGCACCGTGAAGTGGTTCAACGCAGAAAAGGGCTTCGGCTTCATCGAGCAGGACGGTGGCGGCGCTGACGTGTTCGCCCACTACTCGAACATCGCCGCCCAGGGCTTCCGCGAGCTGCAGGAGGGCCAGAAGGTGACCTTCGACATCGCGCAGGGCCAGAAGGGCCCGACGGCCGAGAACATCGTTCCCGCCTGA